DNA from Ensifer canadensis:
GTAAGAATAATGGGAACGCGCGCACCAAGCACGATCCCCGCGGCGTCCGCATGGGCCAGGAACGTCAGGTTCTTGGCAAGCATGTTGCCGGCTTCAAGATCTGGCACGACGATGATCTGCGCCCTGCCGGCTACGGGCGAGTTGAGCCCTTTGATACGGGCGGCCTCCGGGCTTATCGCGTTGTCGAACGCAAGCGGGCCGTCGAGCAGGCCGCCGGTGATCTGACCGCGCTCTGCCATCTTGCACAATGCCGCTGCATCAAGGGTCGAAGGGATCTTGGTCGTCACTGTCTCGACTGCTGACACGATCGCGACGCGGGGTTCGCCGAGGCCAATGGTGACCCAGAGGTCGATCGCGTTCTGCACGATGTCGCGCTTGACATCGAGGTCGGGAAAAATGTTGATCGCCGCATCGGTGATGAACAGCGTGTCCGCGTGACCAGGAACGTCCATCACGAACACATGGCTGATGCGGCGTTCCGTTCTAAGACCGGTGGCAGAAGCGGTTACTTCCCGCATCAATTCGTCAGTGTGCAGGCTACCCTTCATCAAGAGCTCGCCTTTCCCCTCGCGAATGAGTGCCACGGCTTTCGCCGCTGCGGCGTGGCTGTGTGGCGCATCGATAATCTCGCATGCCTTGAGATCAAGTTCGGCCTCGGCTGCGACTTTGCGGAGCTTCGCCTCGGGCCCAATCAGAACCGGAACAATCAGCCGGTGCTGGGCTGCTTCCAAGGCACCACGCAGTGAGGTCTCGTCGCAGGGATGCGCTACGATGGTGATTGCGGGAGGAACCTCTTGTGCAGCCGCAATCAGGCGGTCGTATTTTGATGGCTCCAGAGTTGTCGCGCTAGAGAAAGCCACTGATAATCTCCTACAATCTTGATCGCACGGCGCCGCGGTTGCGCGCGGCAGGTCTAACAGCCATCGGCGTCGGCTTGACGCCCACGCGCCCCTTATCCAGGCTGAAAAGCTCGGTCACGTAGGCAAAGCGCTCCGCCGCAGCTTCCGTCAACGCGCCGGAGGCCTCGAGCACGCCCCGCAGGCTCTGCAAGGCGGCCTGACGCTGTTCAAGCTCGTTCGGCAGCATCGCTGGAATGGCTGCGAGCGCTGCCGCCTCATCGACAAGCAGGATGTAGTATTGATCCCGAACCAGCGCCTTGAACTCCGAAAGGTTCAGTTGCCGAGCATCTCGATGGCCACGCCGAAGCACGCGAATGGCCTGAAACCCGCGTTCGTCGGCCCCGCCACGGGCCATCCCCACGAACAGCAGCGATCGAACGAGAGCCTCCAGGAGACCGCCAACGGATATTCTTTCCTTCAACGCCGCAGTGCGAGCTTCGACAAGCGCGTTGATCAGCTTGCTCTTCGGCGCCTTACGTGGTGGCAGATTTGACTTTGGATCGACGCCAAGGGCGGCCTGAAGCGCAGACGAGCCATAGATCGCACCGAAGGTTTGCTCGGCCAGCCGTTCCGTCATTTTACGCCAGGACTCCAGCCCTTCGACGATTTGGCCGGAAACCTGCTCTTGGAGGGCGCTGAAGGGATTGTCCGTCCATGTGGGGCGACGGTCGGCGCGAACGCGCTCTGCTGCCTGGGGAACCCAGTCGAGAAAAGGATTGGAGGGGCCGAAAATCTCGTAACCCAGGCGGAGGGGGTGAAGTCGTCGCATTGTCTCTGCCGATGAAGGGGTCACGGCAGCGCGCACCCAAGGTTGGGCAAACGCACGGTAAAGTGCAAGATTGACCTCCGAAAGCTGAGCCGCCGCCGCAAATCGCTTCTCATCGTCAAGATCGTTACCGCCGAGAGCACGAATATCGTCGAGGGTCCGTGCCTCGCAACGCATGATCCACTCCCCGGTGACCAGTTCCGGATGATCGAGCGCATCTGCTTTCGGCTCGAGAACCGCTTCATAAAGGCCAGGTGGCAGCACATCGATCAGATCGATGTTTGACGCGAATTCATCATGCTCCTTACGAGCAACCCCGGCGGAGACAAAAATCCCCAGATGGCCGACGCTTTCGTGGACGACATAGACAATCGTCTGGCCAAGCGCGCGAATTTCATCGACGCTGTCGTAAATGTCGAGAATCCAGTCGAGGGCCTGCTGAGGCGGTGTTATGTTGTCCCCCTTGGAGCAGAAGACCACAATCGGCGAACGGATCGTGCGAAGGTCGATGGCCATGCCATCAGATGTGCGGATCTCCCCTGCTGCGAGCTTGTTGCCGACGAACAGGTCATCGACGATGAACTGCATTTCATCCGCCGTCAGAGTGACGTGTCCACCCCACCAACGCTCAAAACCGAGATAGCGTTCGGCTTCCGTATCCACCTTTGCGTAGAGATTATACTGCTTGGTCCACAGAGTGTTGGCTGGGTTCTGGTTCTCGAAATTCTGGACAAGCCAGGCGCCGTCGAATTTTCCCGCGCCAAGATCGCTGACCAATGCTGTCAGCCAACTTCCACCGAGAAGTCCTCCCGAATAACGCATCGGATTTTGCCCGTGGACACCCGCCCAGTAGGCAAGCGGTGAACCGGCGATGATAATAGGCCCGAAAAGCTCGGGCCTGAGCGCGGCCAGCATCATCACTGCCCATCCCGCTTGGCAGTTGCCGATGACGCAGGGCTTGCCATCCGCTTCTGGGTGGCGGGAAATGACCGTCTCCAGGAACTGCGCTTCCGCGTACAGGACCTTCTCGATCGTCTGTCCGGGCACTGGTTCCGGCAGGAAACCGACAAAATAGCAGGTATGACCGGCCTTCATGGCCACGCCGATTTCGCTGTCGGCCTTGAAGCCACCGATGCCTGGCCCATGCCCTGCCCGTGGATCCACAACGATGAATGGACGCTTGAGAGGATCTATCGTGCAGTCGGCGGGAGGTATGATGCGCACGAGAGCGTAGTTGACCGGCTCTTTCAGGGTCCTGCCGTCTAAGATGAGCTCGGCTTCATAGTCCAGCACATGAGGCGCGCTGCGTGCAGCGTGTTCCTCATATTGCTCGCCGCGCCTGCGCATTACATCAAGGAACAGGACCCACCGTTGCCACGCATCCACGGAGTACTCCGTCAATGCATTGCCAGGCATGGGTAAGGCCGGAAGACTGGAAAGCTTGGACATCGCACCCACTCCGTTAGACGGTTCAAGGGATTAGTTCTTGACGCTGCCAGTAACGACTGCCTGCCGTCGTGACCGAAGCCCTGCGGGGCTCACGCGCAAGGGCGAGGTTTTTGTGCAGTCAGAAGAAATTGCAGCATACCGCTCGATCGTGTCACTGGTGTAACCTTATAGGGCCACCATCCGTTAGCAACGTTGATTTCGATCAAACGGCCGCCTATGCGACAGACCGGAAGAACATCCTCGCGTTTCTGGCAACTAATCCAGGACGACACTCCACTTGTCATCCGGATTGAAGCGGTCGATAAACGGCACGATCGCTTCGGTGCTCGTACCCAAATCCGCTTCATAGACAATGCCCTGTTGGTTGACGACGAAAGTCTTCACACCGGTTTCAGCATATTTCACCGGCCAGGCGATCAACCCGAAGCCTCCGATCATATTGTCATTGATGATGAAGTCGTATTTCCCGCCGGCAATATTATCGCCTTGTGACGTCAGAATGCGGAAGCGATAGCCGAAATAACCCTCTCCAGCCTTCGCCTTCTCCAGAGCTGCTTCGCTGATCTCGTCGCCGACCGGGCTCTCACCATCGCCCTGCTCGGCCGGCCAGTACAATCCATCGGTCTGGCCTGGGCTGCTGATCAGCTTCTGGGCATATTCGAGCACGCCGTCGGCGTCGCGGTCCTGCGAGGCATAATCCTTCTGTGCTTCGACATAGGCGCGCACGGTCTCTATCGCCTCAAGTTCGTTCTCCCCGACGCGGCGGTTCACGATCTCCTCAAGCCCGACATAGGTGTCGAAAGCCCACTTGCCGTCCCGACCCTTTGTGATCGGAAACGGCAGCGGCCAGAGCCGATCACCGATTTCGAGAATCTTGCTTTCGCCGAGGTCGCGCACCACGACATTGCGTGCCACACCTTCGCGAATAAGCGCGAAGGTTTCCATCGTCCCTTCGCCCGTTTTCAGCTTTGCGGCGTCAAGGCCCAGAAGCTTTGCAAGACCATCGAGGTCGTTGGCGGCGAGCGCCGACTTGAACATTTCCACCGCCTTGGCCGGGTCGTCGAACAGCGGCGGATCCTCCGCCGCGGCATAGTTCTCGATGTCGCCGGCGTCTGGTACCGCCTGGGCACGGGCCCCGTCGACAGCGAGCGGAAATGCAGCAACGGAGAAGGAAATGGCCGATGCCAGAAGAAGAGTCTGAGAAAGCTTGCTCATGATCGTGCTCCTGTCGCTCCGTTAACGCCTGCCACCGCCACGGCCGCCACCGCCACGGCCCCCGCCACCCGATGGCCTTCCACCGCCACTTCTCATCTGAGGCCGCCCGCCGCCGCGATGACCGCCGCCCATACTCTGTCCGCCACGCTTCGAAGAGGCGACCTCGCGACGACCCGAGTTGACGTTGCCGAGGCCGGACGGCTTCTTGGGCCGGTTCTGTGCCTTGGCGGCCATCTTCTTCTTGCCGGCGGGTCGGTTTGCCTGCGAGGGCTTGTTGCCTTTGGGCCTGTTCACGCTCGGCTTCGAGCCGCCTGGCCTGGCCTTCGCTACCGCCTGACCGCCGCCTGGGCGTGCCGCCGGTCGCTGCTGCGCCTTCAGCCCATCGAGCGTGCTCTTGCGCACGTCGTTGAGCTGACCGCCACCTGCACCGCCCGGTCGCGCCTGCGGCCGGTCGCGATTGATCTCGGCGGCGCGGTTACGAATGTTGTTGTTGCCGTTGGCCTTGATGTTGTTCTTGATGTTGGTGCGATCAAACTTCTGCAACTGATTGCGGTCGAAGTTGATCTTGCTGCGATCGACATTCTTCCAGTCGACGTCGTTCCATTTCATCTTGCCGTCGAAGTCGATGTTGTTGAAACAGT
Protein-coding regions in this window:
- a CDS encoding phosphate acetyltransferase, yielding MAFSSATTLEPSKYDRLIAAAQEVPPAITIVAHPCDETSLRGALEAAQHRLIVPVLIGPEAKLRKVAAEAELDLKACEIIDAPHSHAAAAKAVALIREGKGELLMKGSLHTDELMREVTASATGLRTERRISHVFVMDVPGHADTLFITDAAINIFPDLDVKRDIVQNAIDLWVTIGLGEPRVAIVSAVETVTTKIPSTLDAAALCKMAERGQITGGLLDGPLAFDNAISPEAARIKGLNSPVAGRAQIIVVPDLEAGNMLAKNLTFLAHADAAGIVLGARVPIILTSRADTVRSRLASCAVATLYATARRRSTQVAA
- a CDS encoding DUF3141 domain-containing protein yields the protein MSKLSSLPALPMPGNALTEYSVDAWQRWVLFLDVMRRRGEQYEEHAARSAPHVLDYEAELILDGRTLKEPVNYALVRIIPPADCTIDPLKRPFIVVDPRAGHGPGIGGFKADSEIGVAMKAGHTCYFVGFLPEPVPGQTIEKVLYAEAQFLETVISRHPEADGKPCVIGNCQAGWAVMMLAALRPELFGPIIIAGSPLAYWAGVHGQNPMRYSGGLLGGSWLTALVSDLGAGKFDGAWLVQNFENQNPANTLWTKQYNLYAKVDTEAERYLGFERWWGGHVTLTADEMQFIVDDLFVGNKLAAGEIRTSDGMAIDLRTIRSPIVVFCSKGDNITPPQQALDWILDIYDSVDEIRALGQTIVYVVHESVGHLGIFVSAGVARKEHDEFASNIDLIDVLPPGLYEAVLEPKADALDHPELVTGEWIMRCEARTLDDIRALGGNDLDDEKRFAAAAQLSEVNLALYRAFAQPWVRAAVTPSSAETMRRLHPLRLGYEIFGPSNPFLDWVPQAAERVRADRRPTWTDNPFSALQEQVSGQIVEGLESWRKMTERLAEQTFGAIYGSSALQAALGVDPKSNLPPRKAPKSKLINALVEARTAALKERISVGGLLEALVRSLLFVGMARGGADERGFQAIRVLRRGHRDARQLNLSEFKALVRDQYYILLVDEAAALAAIPAMLPNELEQRQAALQSLRGVLEASGALTEAAAERFAYVTELFSLDKGRVGVKPTPMAVRPAARNRGAVRSRL
- a CDS encoding DUF2950 domain-containing protein gives rise to the protein MSKLSQTLLLASAISFSVAAFPLAVDGARAQAVPDAGDIENYAAAEDPPLFDDPAKAVEMFKSALAANDLDGLAKLLGLDAAKLKTGEGTMETFALIREGVARNVVVRDLGESKILEIGDRLWPLPFPITKGRDGKWAFDTYVGLEEIVNRRVGENELEAIETVRAYVEAQKDYASQDRDADGVLEYAQKLISSPGQTDGLYWPAEQGDGESPVGDEISEAALEKAKAGEGYFGYRFRILTSQGDNIAGGKYDFIINDNMIGGFGLIAWPVKYAETGVKTFVVNQQGIVYEADLGTSTEAIVPFIDRFNPDDKWSVVLD